The following are from one region of the Aquificaceae bacterium genome:
- a CDS encoding tRNA threonylcarbamoyladenosine biosynthesis protein TsaB, with translation MRLLSLDTSFSPINLTVVEDGRVVLHHYVDDGKKTLQHLPMVLEELKIEAENMDAFAVSLGVGYLTSLRIGITFMKTLAYLRGKPIVGYENLHMMCLFVKSKEERAVALRVSSNIFYRICKGQQMGEIEVLKDRLPEVPLVGLASQGIGDIQLEYFPFSLYGGLWAYRKLSEGYEGDNPMLLEPLYLKPPV, from the coding sequence ATGAGGCTTCTTTCCCTGGACACATCCTTTTCTCCCATAAACCTTACGGTTGTAGAGGATGGCAGGGTGGTGCTCCATCACTATGTGGACGACGGTAAGAAAACCCTTCAGCATCTGCCGATGGTGCTGGAGGAGCTAAAGATAGAAGCAGAGAATATGGATGCCTTTGCTGTTTCCCTTGGCGTTGGTTATCTAACATCGCTGAGGATTGGCATAACCTTTATGAAAACGCTGGCCTACCTGAGAGGCAAGCCCATAGTGGGCTATGAAAACCTGCATATGATGTGTCTTTTTGTAAAGAGTAAGGAAGAAAGGGCTGTTGCTCTCAGGGTAAGCAGCAATATCTTCTACAGAATCTGCAAAGGTCAGCAGATGGGTGAAATTGAGGTGTTGAAGGACAGGCTGCCCGAAGTCCCGCTGGTAGGTCTTGCATCCCAGGGGATTGGAGACATCCAGCTTGAATACTTTCCCTTTTCCCTTTATGGTGGACTGTGGGCTTATAGGAAACTTTCCGAAGGCTACGAGGGCGACAACCCTATGCTTTTAGAGCCGCTTTACCTCAAACCTCCTGTTTGA
- a CDS encoding oxidoreductase: MHRILEKKRLSEDACILKVHAPHVSAAQPGQFVMVQHTELSELIPLSILDTFEEGFTCLVKAVGRSSLEILEEAESFQYVAGPLGKPFPVNQYGKIVFYAYSWGIAPILNVARALKAAGNRLLLQVVSEDFYLRERAEELFEEVRHSEDIIVFDADLVVSAGENGLSYRLTEIYRNTPIVSMVSVHMLDAVGLCLVCRVMVDGKQLLACTEGPWFEAHKVNWKNLIDRESLYKEQESLALEEYRKILRRKSLRSE, translated from the coding sequence ATGCACAGGATTCTTGAGAAGAAGAGGCTTTCGGAGGATGCCTGTATTTTAAAGGTTCATGCACCCCATGTATCAGCGGCACAGCCCGGGCAGTTTGTAATGGTTCAGCATACAGAGCTTTCCGAGCTAATACCCCTTTCCATACTTGACACCTTTGAGGAGGGCTTTACCTGCCTTGTTAAGGCTGTGGGAAGGTCAAGCCTTGAGATTCTTGAGGAGGCTGAGAGCTTTCAGTATGTGGCAGGACCACTGGGCAAGCCCTTTCCGGTAAATCAATACGGAAAGATAGTCTTCTACGCCTATTCATGGGGTATTGCACCAATTCTCAATGTGGCAAGGGCGCTGAAGGCTGCAGGTAATAGACTCCTCTTACAGGTAGTTTCTGAGGATTTTTATCTCAGAGAAAGGGCTGAGGAGCTCTTTGAGGAAGTAAGGCACTCTGAGGACATTATCGTCTTTGATGCAGACCTTGTAGTCTCAGCGGGAGAAAACGGACTATCCTATAGACTTACAGAGATTTACAGGAATACCCCGATTGTTAGTATGGTAAGCGTTCACATGCTGGACGCAGTAGGTCTTTGTCTTGTTTGTAGAGTGATGGTGGATGGAAAGCAGCTACTGGCATGCACTGAAGGTCCATGGTTTGAAGCCCACAAGGTTAACTGGAAAAACCTTATCGATAGAGAAAGCCTCTACAAAGAACAGGAGAGCCTTGCCCTTGAAGAATACAGAAAAATCCTCAGGAGAAAGAGCCTCAGGAGCGAATGA
- the kdsB gene encoding 3-deoxy-manno-octulosonate cytidylyltransferase, producing MKRLIVIPARLGSTRLNEKPLVSLLGKPLIRWVVEGCLKTGERVVLATDSEKIYHSVKDLPVEVRFTPSELPSGSDRVAHVIRDEHVDCVINYQGDEPFVYKEDICRLFEALLEHPVATLALRDTQAYEDPNSVKVVLARDHTALYFSRSAIPHMKKSSDLYPLKHVGIYAFRKETLLEFTSMGRGLLEELEGLEQLRLLEAGYRIRVIISENYYHGVDTEEDIRLVERELSARLFTKS from the coding sequence ATGAAAAGGCTGATCGTAATACCAGCGAGGCTCGGCTCCACAAGGCTAAATGAAAAGCCTCTTGTTTCTTTACTTGGCAAGCCCCTTATAAGGTGGGTGGTGGAGGGTTGTCTGAAAACTGGTGAAAGGGTAGTCCTTGCTACGGACAGCGAGAAGATTTACCACAGCGTAAAAGACCTCCCTGTAGAAGTAAGGTTTACCCCTTCAGAGCTTCCCTCGGGAAGCGACAGGGTTGCTCATGTGATAAGGGATGAGCATGTGGACTGCGTGATTAACTATCAGGGGGATGAGCCCTTTGTTTACAAAGAAGACATTTGCAGGCTCTTTGAAGCCCTACTTGAGCACCCAGTGGCAACCCTTGCCCTGAGAGACACTCAGGCTTACGAAGACCCAAACTCGGTAAAGGTTGTCCTTGCAAGGGACCACACAGCCCTCTACTTCTCAAGGTCCGCCATTCCCCACATGAAAAAAAGCTCAGACCTCTACCCTCTCAAGCATGTGGGTATATACGCCTTCAGGAAGGAGACCTTGCTGGAGTTTACCTCTATGGGAAGGGGCCTTCTTGAGGAGCTTGAAGGGCTGGAACAGCTCAGGCTCTTAGAAGCTGGCTACAGAATAAGGGTTATAATCTCAGAGAATTACTATCACGGAGTGGACACAGAAGAGGACATAAGACTCGTAGAGAGAGAGCTTTCAGCAAGGCTTTTCACGAAATCATAG
- a CDS encoding 2Fe-2S iron-sulfur cluster-binding protein, with the protein MAKVKINKKVLEIPAGEKFGDHHHEIEKAGVEFGCTDGQCGVCVCTVLKGLECLAEPSEQEEETLWRIGEYEENRRLTCQLVIEKEGCEIELETD; encoded by the coding sequence ATGGCTAAGGTTAAGATAAACAAGAAGGTGCTTGAAATCCCCGCAGGTGAAAAGTTTGGTGACCACCATCATGAGATAGAAAAGGCGGGTGTGGAGTTTGGATGCACCGACGGTCAATGTGGTGTGTGCGTATGCACAGTGCTAAAAGGGCTTGAGTGCCTGGCGGAGCCCTCCGAGCAAGAAGAAGAAACCCTCTGGAGAATAGGAGAGTATGAGGAAAACAGGAGGCTCACCTGCCAGCTGGTGATAGAAAAGGAAGGCTGCGAGATAGAGTTAGAGACCGATTAG
- a CDS encoding DUF2892 domain-containing protein — MDRALRLTSGGVLLLVFLIAILPSEIHWFWKAFIVFMALNQIQSAFTGWCPVISLYRRLGVKECTC, encoded by the coding sequence ATGGATAGAGCTTTGAGGCTTACCTCTGGTGGTGTGCTTTTGCTGGTATTTCTTATCGCCATACTGCCTTCAGAAATACACTGGTTCTGGAAGGCTTTCATAGTCTTTATGGCTCTCAACCAGATACAGTCTGCCTTTACTGGCTGGTGCCCTGTGATAAGCCTTTACAGAAGGCTGGGAGTTAAAGAGTGCACATGCTAA
- the lpxC gene encoding UDP-3-O-acyl-N-acetylglucosamine deacetylase, which yields MRQKTLLREVEFEGVGIHSGEVSRIVLHPERENTGVRFFIKGTYIPASYRYVLGTDHATVLGKDGVRVSTVEHLLAVLYMLGVDNLTVEFLSGCEVPILDGSGYHFYKLLKNLTTELEEEARVFELTENFEVKNCKGYIRAEPYEGFCAAYRGYVRGLLEEGTAQYCGNAREVVFARTFCYEEEVEFLLQKGLAKGGNLKNAVVIGDGFVYNPEGMRSKDEPIRHKLLDLLGDLSLLGMRLRGKVFSYLGGHSLNYDFVKSLAESSLSTSLMSSSVSTP from the coding sequence ATGAGGCAGAAAACCCTCCTTAGGGAAGTGGAGTTTGAAGGCGTGGGCATTCACAGCGGTGAGGTTTCAAGGATCGTTCTGCACCCTGAGAGGGAAAACACTGGAGTAAGGTTTTTTATTAAGGGCACATACATCCCTGCCAGCTACAGGTATGTGCTTGGCACTGACCATGCCACAGTTCTTGGAAAAGATGGTGTCAGAGTAAGCACTGTGGAGCATCTGCTTGCGGTTCTTTACATGCTTGGAGTGGATAACCTTACAGTAGAGTTTTTAAGTGGGTGTGAGGTTCCCATACTTGACGGAAGTGGTTATCACTTCTACAAGCTACTGAAAAATCTGACCACTGAGCTTGAGGAGGAAGCGAGAGTTTTTGAGCTAACAGAAAACTTTGAAGTGAAAAACTGTAAAGGCTACATTAGGGCGGAGCCTTATGAGGGCTTCTGCGCAGCATACAGGGGCTATGTGAGGGGTCTTCTTGAAGAAGGCACAGCCCAGTATTGTGGAAATGCAAGGGAAGTGGTCTTTGCAAGAACCTTTTGCTACGAGGAGGAGGTGGAGTTCTTGCTTCAGAAGGGTCTTGCAAAGGGGGGGAACCTCAAAAACGCAGTTGTTATAGGAGACGGTTTTGTTTACAACCCTGAGGGAATGAGGTCAAAGGACGAGCCCATAAGGCACAAGCTTCTTGACCTTCTTGGAGACCTGAGCCTGCTTGGTATGAGGCTTAGAGGGAAAGTCTTTTCTTACCTGGGGGGTCATAGCCTCAACTATGATTTCGTGAAAAGCCTTGCTGAAAGCTCTCTCTCTACGAGTCTTATGTCCTCTTCTGTGTCCACTCCGTGA
- a CDS encoding uroporphyrinogen-III synthase: MPLKVILTRSQEDIERDRIIFERAGFEVIPMPLIEEEPIDFEPPQESFDFVVFQSPRAVRAFFSKCRLEKEKIVVVGEKTRNAVEDYGYNVWAMPANYYGQEVLKLFHGLKGKVLVPKSAIGRDEVVEGLRALGFEVYALDVYSVKTRLYRKEEILEVLSRADAILFASPSAVRGLLANLQKEEAERSLKPLKVLCIGKTTKEFFESEVNLECLVPEKPSVEKVAELLKSMV; the protein is encoded by the coding sequence ATGCCTCTGAAAGTTATCCTAACCAGAAGTCAGGAGGACATAGAGAGGGACAGAATAATCTTTGAGAGAGCTGGCTTTGAAGTCATACCCATGCCCCTGATAGAGGAAGAGCCCATTGACTTTGAGCCTCCGCAGGAAAGCTTTGACTTTGTGGTCTTTCAGAGCCCGAGGGCAGTAAGAGCCTTTTTTTCCAAGTGCAGACTTGAGAAGGAAAAGATTGTGGTGGTGGGAGAAAAGACCAGAAATGCGGTTGAAGACTACGGCTACAATGTATGGGCAATGCCTGCAAACTACTACGGACAGGAGGTTTTGAAACTTTTTCATGGCCTGAAAGGGAAAGTGCTGGTTCCAAAATCTGCTATAGGCAGGGATGAAGTGGTGGAGGGGCTCAGGGCTCTTGGCTTTGAGGTGTATGCCCTTGACGTCTACAGTGTAAAGACAAGGCTTTACAGAAAGGAGGAAATTCTTGAAGTCCTCTCTCGGGCAGATGCTATCCTCTTTGCCAGCCCTTCTGCAGTAAGGGGTCTTCTTGCAAACTTGCAAAAGGAAGAAGCAGAAAGGTCTCTGAAGCCCCTTAAAGTCCTCTGTATTGGCAAAACCACAAAGGAATTTTTTGAAAGTGAGGTAAACCTGGAGTGCCTCGTGCCTGAAAAACCTTCAGTTGAAAAGGTGGCGGAGCTTTTGAAAAGCATGGTATAA
- the dnaG gene encoding DNA primase, translated as MPSPRELLGKIDIVDVISSYIELKRVGNSYVARCPFHPDDTPSFYVSPSKGIFKCFGCGVGGDAVKFVSLYENVDYWEALERLAKRYGIRVSVRKREKDSQLLLALQRVTDFYHEELKKSRTALEYLQSRGIGSKTISRFSLGFGGNTEALVKRLMEEGLLGVYEKSSNLTRLDSGVYRDLFRNRLVIPIRDIKGNVVAFGGRSLDGSHPKYVNSPESEVFRKRATLFGLFESKDYIRESGQVVVVEGYFDLMSLWQEGIRNCVAPLGTALTEEHAGILSRMAKTAILLYDGDSAGRRAVRSSVPYLIGAGMEVKVVYLPEGEDPDSFVKKDPEGLRKMISSAPTVEEELLRDIEKGNRSALEDLLYFCGFIPDGLRKFELLREISSATGLPITNLQERLPKVERKAKGERVDLSYHEAVLLAGLYRFGLEGVDLNSLRLSPQAMELIEALQREEYHLLPDYIKNLRIFNLERAFQESIRALGLPEERPALDFDQLRKESREQPRKLRLRK; from the coding sequence ATGCCTTCCCCCAGAGAACTCCTTGGAAAGATTGACATAGTGGATGTTATATCCTCCTACATAGAGCTCAAAAGGGTTGGAAACAGCTATGTGGCAAGGTGCCCCTTCCATCCCGATGATACCCCTTCCTTCTATGTATCTCCCTCAAAGGGTATTTTTAAGTGCTTTGGTTGTGGAGTGGGGGGTGATGCGGTAAAGTTTGTGAGCCTGTATGAGAATGTGGACTACTGGGAGGCTCTTGAGAGGCTGGCAAAGAGATATGGTATAAGGGTAAGCGTAAGAAAAAGGGAAAAGGACAGTCAGCTTTTGCTTGCTCTTCAGAGGGTTACGGACTTCTACCATGAGGAGCTCAAAAAGAGCAGGACAGCGCTTGAATACCTGCAGAGCAGGGGAATAGGCTCAAAGACCATAAGCAGGTTTTCTCTCGGCTTTGGTGGAAACACAGAGGCGTTGGTAAAGAGGCTGATGGAAGAGGGGCTTCTGGGGGTATACGAAAAAAGCTCAAATCTCACAAGGTTAGACTCTGGAGTATACAGAGACCTTTTCAGAAACAGGCTTGTAATTCCCATAAGGGACATAAAGGGTAATGTGGTGGCCTTCGGTGGAAGAAGCCTTGATGGAAGCCATCCCAAGTATGTGAACTCCCCTGAGTCTGAGGTTTTCAGAAAGAGGGCTACACTCTTTGGTCTTTTTGAGTCAAAGGATTACATAAGAGAATCGGGGCAGGTGGTGGTGGTGGAAGGATACTTTGACCTTATGAGCCTGTGGCAAGAAGGCATAAGAAACTGCGTTGCACCACTTGGAACAGCACTCACGGAAGAGCATGCAGGTATACTTTCCAGAATGGCAAAGACAGCCATACTCCTCTACGACGGGGACAGTGCAGGCAGAAGGGCTGTCAGGTCTTCTGTGCCATACCTGATCGGCGCCGGGATGGAGGTGAAGGTTGTATACCTGCCTGAGGGGGAAGACCCCGACTCCTTCGTAAAGAAGGACCCAGAAGGTCTAAGGAAGATGATAAGTTCAGCTCCTACAGTGGAAGAAGAGCTCCTTAGGGATATAGAGAAGGGAAACAGGTCTGCCCTTGAGGACCTTCTTTACTTCTGCGGCTTTATACCGGATGGCCTCAGGAAGTTCGAACTTCTCAGGGAAATATCATCCGCCACTGGTCTTCCCATAACAAACCTTCAGGAGAGGCTTCCAAAGGTAGAAAGGAAAGCAAAGGGAGAAAGGGTGGACCTCAGCTACCACGAAGCCGTCTTGCTGGCAGGGCTTTACAGGTTTGGTCTTGAGGGTGTGGACCTCAACAGCCTCAGACTCTCTCCTCAGGCAATGGAGCTTATAGAAGCCCTGCAGAGGGAGGAATACCACCTCCTTCCCGATTACATAAAGAACCTAAGAATTTTCAACCTTGAAAGGGCTTTTCAGGAGAGCATTAGAGCACTTGGCCTTCCCGAGGAAAGACCGGCTCTTGACTTTGACCAGCTCAGAAAAGAAAGCAGAGAACAGCCCAGAAAGCTCAGACTCAGGAAGTGA
- a CDS encoding MFS transporter, with the protein MKRKFKLLSFALYDSGETVLGALLFSTLYPLYITQHVDVKTYSVLYGIAFFISFLVALQLGRIADHRGLRKGFFTLFSLCVPLLCLTLFISFNRAELNFVLYLLLAIFHQQALVFYNSLLKSFETKGFASGFGVALGYAGSALSLIFLAPVLTLPSAFVWVGLIFFLLSLPSVVSLSEPEERQKVVLRELFRDRGFLLTMASMLLLMELAHTMIAMMGVYLREVYGLSERDIYRTIGFSALGGISGGLLFGRLTDRISAQRLFPLGFLLWSAFLLLLYITPRDFLLPLGFFAGLCLAHLWTTSRILLLERFTRGDVAVRFSFYSLSERIASSLGLIFWSFFLLITGENYRLSALLMLIFPSMGALLYLLSNRRFEVKRL; encoded by the coding sequence GTGAAAAGAAAATTTAAACTTCTTTCCTTTGCCCTCTACGATTCTGGGGAGACTGTGCTGGGGGCCCTTTTATTTTCCACCTTATATCCTCTATACATTACCCAGCATGTGGATGTTAAGACCTACTCGGTGCTATATGGGATTGCCTTTTTTATCTCCTTCCTTGTTGCCCTTCAGCTTGGCAGGATCGCTGACCATAGGGGATTGAGAAAAGGCTTTTTCACACTTTTCAGCCTGTGCGTCCCTCTTTTATGCCTTACTCTCTTCATATCCTTCAACAGGGCAGAGCTCAACTTTGTCCTCTATCTTCTTTTGGCAATATTTCACCAGCAGGCACTGGTCTTCTATAACTCCCTTCTGAAATCTTTTGAGACAAAAGGGTTTGCCTCTGGCTTTGGTGTGGCTCTGGGCTATGCGGGGTCTGCCCTGTCCCTTATCTTTCTTGCGCCGGTGCTTACCCTCCCCTCTGCCTTTGTATGGGTTGGTCTTATATTTTTCCTGCTCTCCCTGCCTTCTGTAGTAAGTCTGTCTGAGCCGGAGGAAAGGCAGAAGGTTGTTCTCAGAGAACTTTTCAGAGACAGAGGCTTCCTCCTTACCATGGCCTCCATGCTTCTTCTCATGGAGCTTGCCCATACCATGATAGCCATGATGGGCGTCTATCTCAGGGAAGTTTACGGGCTTTCAGAGAGGGATATATACAGAACTATAGGCTTCTCAGCCCTTGGGGGCATCTCCGGAGGTCTCCTGTTTGGAAGGCTTACCGACAGGATTTCCGCCCAGAGGCTTTTCCCTCTGGGCTTTCTCCTGTGGAGTGCCTTTCTGCTTTTACTCTACATTACACCCAGAGATTTTTTGCTTCCACTTGGCTTTTTTGCAGGTCTATGTTTGGCGCATCTATGGACCACTTCAAGGATTTTGCTCCTTGAGAGGTTTACCCGTGGAGATGTGGCTGTGAGGTTTTCCTTCTATTCTCTCAGCGAGCGTATAGCCTCAAGCCTTGGGCTTATATTCTGGTCTTTTTTCCTGCTCATAACCGGGGAAAACTACAGGCTGTCTGCCCTTCTTATGCTTATCTTTCCATCTATGGGAGCATTGCTTTACCTTCTCTCAAACAGGAGGTTTGAGGTAAAGCGGCTCTAA
- the cimA gene encoding citramalate synthase, with protein sequence MEKVFIYDTTLRDGSQAEGVNFSLEDKLRILHKLDEFGIDYIECGWPGANPKDTILFERLRKYRPHHAKLVAFGSTRRPGKRAEEDPQLENLIKSGARVITIFGKSWDFHVTEALKTSLEENLSMVYESVSFLKKHVEEVVFDAEHFFDGYKNNPEYALEVLRSALYGGADWLVLCDTNGGCLPHEVYEITKKVKEAFPQAKIGIHAHNDSETGVANSLMAVLAGARQVHGTINGIGERTGNANLCSIIPNLQLKMGFLAMPEDSLRKLTELSHFISELSNMPLPKNMPYVGESAFAHKAGVHASAVMKHASTYEHIDPALVGNRRKVTVSDLSGRSNILYKLKEMGIEVEERSPELLKLVEKIKELEKEGYHFEAAEASFELLCKRHFGLVRDYFNLDAYRVLIAKRSTDHLPVSEATVRLFVEDIKQHTAALGNGPVSALDRALRKALEEFYPNLKEVQLIDYKVRIVNELEGTSAKVRVLIESTDGKRKWGTVGVSENIIEASWIALTDSLVYKLHKDEEEGII encoded by the coding sequence ATGGAAAAGGTTTTCATTTATGACACTACTCTGAGAGACGGCTCTCAGGCGGAAGGCGTGAACTTCTCCCTGGAGGATAAACTACGAATACTGCATAAACTTGATGAGTTTGGCATTGACTACATAGAGTGTGGATGGCCGGGGGCAAACCCCAAAGATACTATTCTCTTTGAGAGACTAAGAAAATACAGACCCCATCATGCAAAGCTTGTTGCCTTTGGCTCCACAAGAAGGCCCGGCAAGAGAGCAGAGGAAGACCCACAGTTAGAGAACCTTATAAAGTCTGGTGCAAGGGTGATAACCATCTTTGGCAAGAGCTGGGACTTTCATGTGACAGAGGCGCTCAAAACAAGCCTTGAAGAAAACCTTTCCATGGTCTACGAATCGGTGAGTTTCCTGAAAAAACATGTGGAGGAAGTGGTTTTTGACGCAGAGCACTTTTTTGATGGATACAAGAATAACCCCGAGTATGCCCTTGAGGTGCTACGGTCTGCTCTTTATGGGGGTGCAGACTGGCTTGTGCTCTGCGACACAAACGGTGGCTGTCTTCCCCACGAGGTTTACGAGATAACAAAGAAGGTAAAGGAGGCCTTTCCACAGGCAAAGATAGGCATACATGCCCACAATGACTCTGAAACTGGTGTTGCCAATTCCCTCATGGCAGTGCTTGCAGGCGCAAGGCAGGTGCATGGCACCATAAACGGCATAGGAGAGAGAACGGGAAATGCAAACCTCTGCTCCATAATCCCAAACCTGCAGCTCAAGATGGGCTTTCTGGCAATGCCAGAAGATAGCCTGAGAAAACTTACAGAGCTCAGCCACTTTATATCAGAGCTTTCCAACATGCCTCTGCCAAAGAACATGCCCTATGTGGGTGAAAGCGCCTTTGCTCACAAGGCCGGCGTGCATGCCTCTGCAGTCATGAAACATGCCAGCACATACGAACACATAGACCCTGCTCTTGTAGGCAACAGGAGAAAGGTAACAGTATCAGACCTTTCCGGCAGGAGCAACATACTTTATAAACTGAAAGAGATGGGCATTGAGGTAGAGGAGAGGTCTCCAGAGCTTCTGAAGCTGGTTGAAAAAATTAAGGAGCTTGAAAAGGAAGGATACCACTTTGAAGCGGCGGAGGCCTCCTTTGAGCTTCTGTGTAAAAGGCACTTCGGGCTTGTGAGAGACTACTTCAACCTTGACGCATACAGGGTTCTCATAGCCAAGAGAAGCACAGACCACCTGCCAGTTTCTGAAGCGACGGTGAGACTCTTTGTGGAGGATATAAAACAGCACACAGCTGCCCTCGGGAACGGACCAGTCAGTGCCCTTGACAGAGCTCTTAGAAAAGCCCTTGAGGAGTTCTACCCCAACCTCAAGGAGGTTCAGCTTATAGATTACAAAGTGAGGATAGTGAACGAACTGGAGGGAACCAGTGCAAAGGTGAGGGTTCTTATAGAATCTACCGATGGTAAAAGGAAGTGGGGAACGGTGGGAGTCTCCGAGAACATAATAGAGGCCTCCTGGATAGCCCTCACAGACAGTCTGGTTTACAAACTGCATAAGGATGAAGAAGAGGGTATAATTTAG
- a CDS encoding flavin reductase family protein: MLFDMESPQGFDPYEVLTKLVVPRPIAWVSTLSPEGIPNLAPFSFYNAVCDEPPIVLLSISRKEDGSRKDTARNILSTGEFVINFLSEEFLSAVKITSEEFPPEVSEFEMAGLKPVQSYRVKAPRVEGVRAWLECRLFRHEELFNYDLLFGKVALAGAESLDPSHLKPLGRLSGKFCRIIEINQSP; this comes from the coding sequence ATGCTCTTTGATATGGAAAGTCCTCAGGGGTTTGACCCCTACGAGGTGCTTACAAAGCTGGTTGTTCCAAGACCCATAGCATGGGTCTCCACACTGAGTCCGGAGGGCATTCCGAACCTTGCACCCTTCAGCTTTTATAACGCAGTATGCGACGAGCCACCAATTGTGCTCCTCTCCATAAGCAGAAAAGAGGATGGAAGCAGAAAGGATACAGCAAGAAACATACTGAGCACTGGTGAATTTGTGATAAACTTCCTCTCAGAGGAATTTCTGTCGGCGGTAAAGATTACCTCTGAAGAGTTCCCACCTGAAGTGAGCGAGTTTGAAATGGCAGGGCTCAAACCGGTGCAATCTTACAGGGTAAAGGCGCCGAGGGTGGAAGGTGTAAGAGCCTGGCTTGAATGCAGACTTTTCAGACATGAGGAACTCTTTAACTACGACCTGCTATTTGGAAAAGTTGCCCTCGCCGGTGCGGAGAGCCTTGACCCCAGCCACCTGAAACCTCTCGGGAGGCTCTCTGGAAAGTTCTGCAGAATCATTGAGATAAATCAAAGCCCATAG